GTTGCCGACGCGCGCTGCCCGCAGGCAATCGAGCGCAGCGATCGCGCCGCTGACGAGGTAAAGCCTCGCATTGCCTTCCGCGGCGGCCCGGTCCAGGTCGCTGTAGAGCCCTGCATCCGCCAGCGCACCTACCGATACCGTCGTAAGGTCGAAACTGCGGCGCAGTATTTCGGGGCCGTGGATCTTCAGCGCATTGTGGCCCCCGCAGTCGATCATGTGGTCGATGTCGTCGGGCAGGTCCGCTGCGGACGAGACGCACACACAGTCGGGGAACTCGCCGGCGGTCTCCTCTACATTTTCCGGAAGAACAAGAAGCGCACGGATTGCGAATCCCCTGCGTTGCAGCTCGTCCCGCACGTAGCCGCCAATCGCTCCTGTGCCGATGATTCCAATCTGCATGTTTTCCTCCGTCTTGGGAACAGGACGCCTCGGATCAGGATCTCGACACGGCGTTACGGCCCGCGGAACGGCCGGAAATCATTGCTTCCGTCAGATATGTGCCGTTCTGGTACAGGTCGGAAATCATGGAGCCCAGCTGCCCGGCCTCATACAGTCCCGGTATGGGTTCGCCGGCGCGGTTCAGCACTTCGCCCCTGGGCGTGCGCTTTGCCCCGGCGGACGTGCATACAAGGCCCGGCTTGAGTTCGATCGCGTAATACGGAGGCGCTACGAGAGGCTCAAGCGTTGAAGGGTCCCTGTTGAAGAGGGGATCGGTCTTGTCGGCGCAGGTGGCGTTGTATTCGGCAACCGTCTTCACCAGCCGATCAGGGTCCCGATCCAGCTTGACCGCAAGTTCCGCGATCGAGTCGGCCCGGGTGATCCAGCCTTTCTCCACTTCCCTGCTGTTGTCTTCGCTCCAGTCGTACTTCTCTACCGCCATGTTCCAGGTCATCCACTTCATGCCCAGGCAATTGTTCCTGCGGACGCTCTCGTCGAAGATCATGTGCACGGGCATGACCCAGGCATGCAGGGTGTCGACGTAGTGGCCGTGCTGCTTCCACTTGTAGTGCGTGCGGTTGAACGGATAGGTTTCGTCGCCGAAGCGCCGGTCGTCGGCAGCCACTTCGATCCAGCTGTAGCTGACGTAGTCGAAAGCGCGCATGAACGCGGTTTCGTATTCGGGCACCTTGAAAGCAAGATGAAAACCGCCGGAATTCATGCGATTGCGCAAATGCCAGAGATCAGCGCCCGCGCGCTGCAGCATGTGGATGCCGTCGCCGGTGTTGTACGGGCTACCGAAGGTAGGAACGTCCGTCCACCCCGCGTAATTCCGCTTCATGTCCTCGTCGTGTTCATACCCTCCGCAGGCCATGACGACGCCGCCGCGGGCCTTTACGGCGAGTTGCCGGCCGCCGCGCTCGACGACCACGCCGAAGACCTCGACGCCGGCCCGGTCCTGCACCAGGTCCACCGCGGGGCTCTCGTACCAGATCGTGACCGGGCGCCTGTCGATATTCTTCCTGAACGCCTCCCATAGCCCTCCCGGCCGGGGCAGGATGGTCGCTTGGTCCCTGACCGCCTCCCTGGCGCCCAGATCGGCGAATTCATAGATGGGCTCGGAGACAAGATATTTCTGATTGGCTTCCCTGGCGCGCTCTTCGATCCAGGGGTGGAGCTCCATCAGTTCGCTGGCCCAGAACTCCAGCAAGTCCTCCGGAACCGGGTTCGAATAGCTCAGATTGCGCTGATACTGCTTCATGGCTTCCTTGTCTTTCGGAATGACCAGACCCTGGCCTGAAGCCCGGGAGTTTCCCCCGGCGTGCTCCTCCGGCGCCTTCTCCAGTATCAGAATCCTGGCGTCAGG
This portion of the Gammaproteobacteria bacterium genome encodes:
- a CDS encoding aspartate dehydrogenase: MQIGIIGTGAIGGYVRDELQRRGFAIRALLVLPENVEETAGEFPDCVCVSSAADLPDDIDHMIDCGGHNALKIHGPEILRRSFDLTTVSVGALADAGLYSDLDRAAAEGNARLYLVSGAIAALDCLRAARVGNLRSVTYTGRKPPKAWKGSPADEKLDLDSLAGDAQVHFEGTARAAATQYPENANVAAAVALAGAGFDKTKVKLIADPNVDQNIHEIVAEGDFGQFSFEIRGNALPDNPKSSAIAAMSVVSRLEQETQRIRF
- a CDS encoding FAD-binding protein — translated: MSEEYDVVIVGFGIAACSAAIEALDARPDARILILEKAPEEHAGGNSRASGQGLVIPKDKEAMKQYQRNLSYSNPVPEDLLEFWASELMELHPWIEERAREANQKYLVSEPIYEFADLGAREAVRDQATILPRPGGLWEAFRKNIDRRPVTIWYESPAVDLVQDRAGVEVFGVVVERGGRQLAVKARGGVVMACGGYEHDEDMKRNYAGWTDVPTFGSPYNTGDGIHMLQRAGADLWHLRNRMNSGGFHLAFKVPEYETAFMRAFDYVSYSWIEVAADDRRFGDETYPFNRTHYKWKQHGHYVDTLHAWVMPVHMIFDESVRRNNCLGMKWMTWNMAVEKYDWSEDNSREVEKGWITRADSIAELAVKLDRDPDRLVKTVAEYNATCADKTDPLFNRDPSTLEPLVAPPYYAIELKPGLVCTSAGAKRTPRGEVLNRAGEPIPGLYEAGQLGSMISDLYQNGTYLTEAMISGRSAGRNAVSRS